In a genomic window of Diabrotica undecimpunctata isolate CICGRU chromosome 2, icDiaUnde3, whole genome shotgun sequence:
- the LOC140434539 gene encoding prostatic acid phosphatase-like isoform X1: MNSFRQELPPEHEYLTMRRWTFICGTVTAMAAVLVFLGVGIKAIHVSGIPDRELKMVHIVMRHGARTPVSTYPNDPYKNDPLYPTGWGQLTNEGKKALYEIGKYYRERYGKFLGDKYSPEEYYTQSTDVDRTKASMMLVNAGLWPPKGEQVWGPLDWQPIPVSSEPLSEDMLLLVRKPCPKYHVEKKKVFESKEIKDMLSKYEDLYKELTDITGQKTEDFEGVQDIYTTLMAEEKFHLKLPDWTKNYYPERMYFPTVRSFVLNAYNDQMNRLIGGVLVKKLIEDWSAKSEGKLARKAVLYGGHDGTIVNLMSALKVWDEQVPDYAISILFELSKDRSTNEYGVEIYLRNTTVVPPFKLRIPGCDTFCPLTKLKELTKSVIPGNWEEECKVDDAGFVVPELRGP, encoded by the exons atGAGGAGATGGACATTTATATGCGGTACCGTGACAGCTATGGCAGCTGTTTTGGTCTTTTTGGGAGTAGGGATAAAAGCAATCCACGTTAGTGGTATTCCCGACAGAGAACTGAAAATGGTCCACATC GTTATGAGACACGGTGCCAGAACTCCTGTCAGTACTTATCCCAACGATCCCTACAAAAATGATCCCTTATACCCCACTGGATGGGGACAACTAACCAAC GAAGGTAAAAAAGCTTTATACGAAATCGGAAAATACTACAGGGAACGATACGGAAAATTCCTTGGTGACAAATACTCACCCGAAGAATACTACACCCAATCAACTGACGTAGACAGAACCAAAGCAAGTATGATGTTGGTAAATGCCGGATTATGGCCTCCTAAAGGTGAACAAGTTTGGGGACCCTTAGACTGGCAACCAATCCCAGTTAGTTCTGAACCTTTATCAGAAGATATG CTTTTACTTGTAAGAAAACCTTGTCCCAAGTACCACGTAGAGAAAAAGAAAGTTTTtgaatcaaaagaaattaaagataTGCTTAGTAAATACGAAGATCTCTACAAAGAATTGACAGACATTACAGGTCAGAAAACTGAAGATTTTGAAGGAGTTCAGGACATTTATACTACCCTCATGGCTGAG GAAAAGTTTCATTTAAAATTACCCGACTGGACTAAAAATTATTATCCCGAAAGAATGTATTTCCCCACAGTAAGAAGTTTTGTGTTGAATGCCTACAATGACCAGATGAACAGATTGATTGGAG GTGTATTGGTAAAGAAACTTATCGAAGATTGGTCAGCTAAATCTGAAGGCAAGCTAGCAAGGAAAGCAGTTCTGTACGGAGGTCATGATGGTACCATCGTTAACCTGATGAGTGCTTTGAAAGTTTGGGATGAACAAGTACCTGATTACGCAATTTCAATCCTATTTGAACTATCTAAGGATAGATCAACAAATGAATATGGAGTCGAG atttacttAAGAAACACAACCGTAGTGCCTCCATTTAAACTAAGAATCCCTGGATGTGATACTTTTTGTCCGTTGACCAAACTTAAAGAGCTTACCAAGAGTGTTATTCCTGGAAACTGGGAGGAAGAATGTAAAGTAGATGATGCAGGATTTGTTGTACCTGAATTAAGAGGACCATAG
- the LOC140434539 gene encoding prostatic acid phosphatase-like isoform X3, which produces MDCNNCKSNRKSRMRRWTFICGTVTAMAAVLVFLGVGIKAIHVSGIPDRELKMVHIVMRHGARTPVSTYPNDPYKNDPLYPTGWGQLTNEGKKALYEIGKYYRERYGKFLGDKYSPEEYYTQSTDVDRTKASMMLVNAGLWPPKGEQVWGPLDWQPIPVSSEPLSEDMLLLVRKPCPKYHVEKKKVFESKEIKDMLSKYEDLYKELTDITGQKTEDFEGVQDIYTTLMAEEKFHLKLPDWTKNYYPERMYFPTVRSFVLNAYNDQMNRLIGGVLVKKLIEDWSAKSEGKLARKAVLYGGHDGTIVNLMSALKVWDEQVPDYAISILFELSKDRSTNEYGVEIYLRNTTVVPPFKLRIPGCDTFCPLTKLKELTKSVIPGNWEEECKVDDAGFVVPELRGP; this is translated from the exons atGAGGAGATGGACATTTATATGCGGTACCGTGACAGCTATGGCAGCTGTTTTGGTCTTTTTGGGAGTAGGGATAAAAGCAATCCACGTTAGTGGTATTCCCGACAGAGAACTGAAAATGGTCCACATC GTTATGAGACACGGTGCCAGAACTCCTGTCAGTACTTATCCCAACGATCCCTACAAAAATGATCCCTTATACCCCACTGGATGGGGACAACTAACCAAC GAAGGTAAAAAAGCTTTATACGAAATCGGAAAATACTACAGGGAACGATACGGAAAATTCCTTGGTGACAAATACTCACCCGAAGAATACTACACCCAATCAACTGACGTAGACAGAACCAAAGCAAGTATGATGTTGGTAAATGCCGGATTATGGCCTCCTAAAGGTGAACAAGTTTGGGGACCCTTAGACTGGCAACCAATCCCAGTTAGTTCTGAACCTTTATCAGAAGATATG CTTTTACTTGTAAGAAAACCTTGTCCCAAGTACCACGTAGAGAAAAAGAAAGTTTTtgaatcaaaagaaattaaagataTGCTTAGTAAATACGAAGATCTCTACAAAGAATTGACAGACATTACAGGTCAGAAAACTGAAGATTTTGAAGGAGTTCAGGACATTTATACTACCCTCATGGCTGAG GAAAAGTTTCATTTAAAATTACCCGACTGGACTAAAAATTATTATCCCGAAAGAATGTATTTCCCCACAGTAAGAAGTTTTGTGTTGAATGCCTACAATGACCAGATGAACAGATTGATTGGAG GTGTATTGGTAAAGAAACTTATCGAAGATTGGTCAGCTAAATCTGAAGGCAAGCTAGCAAGGAAAGCAGTTCTGTACGGAGGTCATGATGGTACCATCGTTAACCTGATGAGTGCTTTGAAAGTTTGGGATGAACAAGTACCTGATTACGCAATTTCAATCCTATTTGAACTATCTAAGGATAGATCAACAAATGAATATGGAGTCGAG atttacttAAGAAACACAACCGTAGTGCCTCCATTTAAACTAAGAATCCCTGGATGTGATACTTTTTGTCCGTTGACCAAACTTAAAGAGCTTACCAAGAGTGTTATTCCTGGAAACTGGGAGGAAGAATGTAAAGTAGATGATGCAGGATTTGTTGTACCTGAATTAAGAGGACCATAG
- the LOC140434539 gene encoding prostatic acid phosphatase-like isoform X4 — translation MSGNDEKNNKCMRRWTFICGTVTAMAAVLVFLGVGIKAIHVSGIPDRELKMVHIVMRHGARTPVSTYPNDPYKNDPLYPTGWGQLTNEGKKALYEIGKYYRERYGKFLGDKYSPEEYYTQSTDVDRTKASMMLVNAGLWPPKGEQVWGPLDWQPIPVSSEPLSEDMLLLVRKPCPKYHVEKKKVFESKEIKDMLSKYEDLYKELTDITGQKTEDFEGVQDIYTTLMAEEKFHLKLPDWTKNYYPERMYFPTVRSFVLNAYNDQMNRLIGGVLVKKLIEDWSAKSEGKLARKAVLYGGHDGTIVNLMSALKVWDEQVPDYAISILFELSKDRSTNEYGVEIYLRNTTVVPPFKLRIPGCDTFCPLTKLKELTKSVIPGNWEEECKVDDAGFVVPELRGP, via the exons ATGTCTGGTAATGacgaaaaaaataacaaatgt atGAGGAGATGGACATTTATATGCGGTACCGTGACAGCTATGGCAGCTGTTTTGGTCTTTTTGGGAGTAGGGATAAAAGCAATCCACGTTAGTGGTATTCCCGACAGAGAACTGAAAATGGTCCACATC GTTATGAGACACGGTGCCAGAACTCCTGTCAGTACTTATCCCAACGATCCCTACAAAAATGATCCCTTATACCCCACTGGATGGGGACAACTAACCAAC GAAGGTAAAAAAGCTTTATACGAAATCGGAAAATACTACAGGGAACGATACGGAAAATTCCTTGGTGACAAATACTCACCCGAAGAATACTACACCCAATCAACTGACGTAGACAGAACCAAAGCAAGTATGATGTTGGTAAATGCCGGATTATGGCCTCCTAAAGGTGAACAAGTTTGGGGACCCTTAGACTGGCAACCAATCCCAGTTAGTTCTGAACCTTTATCAGAAGATATG CTTTTACTTGTAAGAAAACCTTGTCCCAAGTACCACGTAGAGAAAAAGAAAGTTTTtgaatcaaaagaaattaaagataTGCTTAGTAAATACGAAGATCTCTACAAAGAATTGACAGACATTACAGGTCAGAAAACTGAAGATTTTGAAGGAGTTCAGGACATTTATACTACCCTCATGGCTGAG GAAAAGTTTCATTTAAAATTACCCGACTGGACTAAAAATTATTATCCCGAAAGAATGTATTTCCCCACAGTAAGAAGTTTTGTGTTGAATGCCTACAATGACCAGATGAACAGATTGATTGGAG GTGTATTGGTAAAGAAACTTATCGAAGATTGGTCAGCTAAATCTGAAGGCAAGCTAGCAAGGAAAGCAGTTCTGTACGGAGGTCATGATGGTACCATCGTTAACCTGATGAGTGCTTTGAAAGTTTGGGATGAACAAGTACCTGATTACGCAATTTCAATCCTATTTGAACTATCTAAGGATAGATCAACAAATGAATATGGAGTCGAG atttacttAAGAAACACAACCGTAGTGCCTCCATTTAAACTAAGAATCCCTGGATGTGATACTTTTTGTCCGTTGACCAAACTTAAAGAGCTTACCAAGAGTGTTATTCCTGGAAACTGGGAGGAAGAATGTAAAGTAGATGATGCAGGATTTGTTGTACCTGAATTAAGAGGACCATAG
- the LOC140434539 gene encoding prostatic acid phosphatase-like isoform X2, translating to MVRFRILGRRRFWLRMRRWTFICGTVTAMAAVLVFLGVGIKAIHVSGIPDRELKMVHIVMRHGARTPVSTYPNDPYKNDPLYPTGWGQLTNEGKKALYEIGKYYRERYGKFLGDKYSPEEYYTQSTDVDRTKASMMLVNAGLWPPKGEQVWGPLDWQPIPVSSEPLSEDMLLLVRKPCPKYHVEKKKVFESKEIKDMLSKYEDLYKELTDITGQKTEDFEGVQDIYTTLMAEEKFHLKLPDWTKNYYPERMYFPTVRSFVLNAYNDQMNRLIGGVLVKKLIEDWSAKSEGKLARKAVLYGGHDGTIVNLMSALKVWDEQVPDYAISILFELSKDRSTNEYGVEIYLRNTTVVPPFKLRIPGCDTFCPLTKLKELTKSVIPGNWEEECKVDDAGFVVPELRGP from the exons atGAGGAGATGGACATTTATATGCGGTACCGTGACAGCTATGGCAGCTGTTTTGGTCTTTTTGGGAGTAGGGATAAAAGCAATCCACGTTAGTGGTATTCCCGACAGAGAACTGAAAATGGTCCACATC GTTATGAGACACGGTGCCAGAACTCCTGTCAGTACTTATCCCAACGATCCCTACAAAAATGATCCCTTATACCCCACTGGATGGGGACAACTAACCAAC GAAGGTAAAAAAGCTTTATACGAAATCGGAAAATACTACAGGGAACGATACGGAAAATTCCTTGGTGACAAATACTCACCCGAAGAATACTACACCCAATCAACTGACGTAGACAGAACCAAAGCAAGTATGATGTTGGTAAATGCCGGATTATGGCCTCCTAAAGGTGAACAAGTTTGGGGACCCTTAGACTGGCAACCAATCCCAGTTAGTTCTGAACCTTTATCAGAAGATATG CTTTTACTTGTAAGAAAACCTTGTCCCAAGTACCACGTAGAGAAAAAGAAAGTTTTtgaatcaaaagaaattaaagataTGCTTAGTAAATACGAAGATCTCTACAAAGAATTGACAGACATTACAGGTCAGAAAACTGAAGATTTTGAAGGAGTTCAGGACATTTATACTACCCTCATGGCTGAG GAAAAGTTTCATTTAAAATTACCCGACTGGACTAAAAATTATTATCCCGAAAGAATGTATTTCCCCACAGTAAGAAGTTTTGTGTTGAATGCCTACAATGACCAGATGAACAGATTGATTGGAG GTGTATTGGTAAAGAAACTTATCGAAGATTGGTCAGCTAAATCTGAAGGCAAGCTAGCAAGGAAAGCAGTTCTGTACGGAGGTCATGATGGTACCATCGTTAACCTGATGAGTGCTTTGAAAGTTTGGGATGAACAAGTACCTGATTACGCAATTTCAATCCTATTTGAACTATCTAAGGATAGATCAACAAATGAATATGGAGTCGAG atttacttAAGAAACACAACCGTAGTGCCTCCATTTAAACTAAGAATCCCTGGATGTGATACTTTTTGTCCGTTGACCAAACTTAAAGAGCTTACCAAGAGTGTTATTCCTGGAAACTGGGAGGAAGAATGTAAAGTAGATGATGCAGGATTTGTTGTACCTGAATTAAGAGGACCATAG
- the LOC140434539 gene encoding prostatic acid phosphatase-like isoform X5 — MRRWTFICGTVTAMAAVLVFLGVGIKAIHVSGIPDRELKMVHIVMRHGARTPVSTYPNDPYKNDPLYPTGWGQLTNEGKKALYEIGKYYRERYGKFLGDKYSPEEYYTQSTDVDRTKASMMLVNAGLWPPKGEQVWGPLDWQPIPVSSEPLSEDMLLLVRKPCPKYHVEKKKVFESKEIKDMLSKYEDLYKELTDITGQKTEDFEGVQDIYTTLMAEEKFHLKLPDWTKNYYPERMYFPTVRSFVLNAYNDQMNRLIGGVLVKKLIEDWSAKSEGKLARKAVLYGGHDGTIVNLMSALKVWDEQVPDYAISILFELSKDRSTNEYGVEIYLRNTTVVPPFKLRIPGCDTFCPLTKLKELTKSVIPGNWEEECKVDDAGFVVPELRGP, encoded by the exons atGAGGAGATGGACATTTATATGCGGTACCGTGACAGCTATGGCAGCTGTTTTGGTCTTTTTGGGAGTAGGGATAAAAGCAATCCACGTTAGTGGTATTCCCGACAGAGAACTGAAAATGGTCCACATC GTTATGAGACACGGTGCCAGAACTCCTGTCAGTACTTATCCCAACGATCCCTACAAAAATGATCCCTTATACCCCACTGGATGGGGACAACTAACCAAC GAAGGTAAAAAAGCTTTATACGAAATCGGAAAATACTACAGGGAACGATACGGAAAATTCCTTGGTGACAAATACTCACCCGAAGAATACTACACCCAATCAACTGACGTAGACAGAACCAAAGCAAGTATGATGTTGGTAAATGCCGGATTATGGCCTCCTAAAGGTGAACAAGTTTGGGGACCCTTAGACTGGCAACCAATCCCAGTTAGTTCTGAACCTTTATCAGAAGATATG CTTTTACTTGTAAGAAAACCTTGTCCCAAGTACCACGTAGAGAAAAAGAAAGTTTTtgaatcaaaagaaattaaagataTGCTTAGTAAATACGAAGATCTCTACAAAGAATTGACAGACATTACAGGTCAGAAAACTGAAGATTTTGAAGGAGTTCAGGACATTTATACTACCCTCATGGCTGAG GAAAAGTTTCATTTAAAATTACCCGACTGGACTAAAAATTATTATCCCGAAAGAATGTATTTCCCCACAGTAAGAAGTTTTGTGTTGAATGCCTACAATGACCAGATGAACAGATTGATTGGAG GTGTATTGGTAAAGAAACTTATCGAAGATTGGTCAGCTAAATCTGAAGGCAAGCTAGCAAGGAAAGCAGTTCTGTACGGAGGTCATGATGGTACCATCGTTAACCTGATGAGTGCTTTGAAAGTTTGGGATGAACAAGTACCTGATTACGCAATTTCAATCCTATTTGAACTATCTAAGGATAGATCAACAAATGAATATGGAGTCGAG atttacttAAGAAACACAACCGTAGTGCCTCCATTTAAACTAAGAATCCCTGGATGTGATACTTTTTGTCCGTTGACCAAACTTAAAGAGCTTACCAAGAGTGTTATTCCTGGAAACTGGGAGGAAGAATGTAAAGTAGATGATGCAGGATTTGTTGTACCTGAATTAAGAGGACCATAG
- the LOC140433684 gene encoding dehydrodolichyl diphosphate synthase complex subunit nus1-like: MPVIDGHKVLYILLHSLYTFFENIWRTLLFIYQNCIRVINPESTVNDADQLKKRLSRLTKKPQHLTIIICVEEYSLVDLANLVYWCLGLNIPYVGFYDYKDNLKKYEEKLQQIVESRKLENINIILRQYEFPDPEMAIICGKKLNIYNYPSWQLRLTEFFKVNKVNITFPVFVEKLEKYSKCEQRVGK, translated from the exons ATGCCTGTCATTGATGGTCATAAAGTACTTTACATTTTATTACatagtttatatacattttttgaaaatatttggagaactcttttatttatttatcaaaattgtATAAGGGTTATAAACCCAGAATCTACTGTCAATGATGCTGACCAGTTAAAGAAAAGACTGTCTAGACTAACAAAAAAGCCTCAACATTTAACTATCATTATTTGTGTTGAAGAATATTCATTGGTGGATTTGGCTAACCTCGTATATTGGTGTTTAGGTCTTAATATTCCGTACGTTGGTTTCTATGattataaagataatttaaaaaaatatgaagagaagTTACAGCAAATTGTAGAATCCAGAAAATTGGAGAATATCAACATA atattaaGACAGTATGAATTTCCAGATCCAGAAATGGCTATTATTTGTGGAAAGAAACTGAACATTTATAATTATCCTTCTTGGCAGTTAAGACTAACAGAATTCTTTAAAGTCAACAAAGTCAACATCACATTCCCGGTGTTTGTGGAAAAATTGGAAAAGTACAGCAAATGTGAACAGAGGGTGGGAAAATAG